One Actinomadura viridis genomic region harbors:
- a CDS encoding carboxylesterase/lipase family protein, whose product MIVETAAGRVRGVPDGPLTAFRGIPYASAVRFTAPEPVRPWPGVRDAAVPGPAAPQPPSRLERVMGGFQIPQSEECLTLNVWAPPGEGHPVLVFVHGGGFTSGSGGLDWYSGAELAAQGDLVVVTLNYRLGVLGFLRLPGVSEGNLGLLDQLAALRWIRDNISAFGGDPGNVTVAGQSAGAQSILALLSGEHARGLFGRAILQSTPAGMLPAPPAEAERTGLLLLDELGIEPGRAARLADVPAADLLAAQGAVARRTAVPLSAVPPFQLVADGDLVAADPVAEVGRRAADGVRLLMGTTRDEAAAFHALDDRVAALGPDELARIAARWFGDSGRAAPNGRTTTRIAVDMATEQMFREPAIRLARSLIDNGAAPWLYQFDWHPPHSPYGACHCIELPFVLGTAAAWRDAPMLDGAPPAGLVREVRRSWTGFVRQGDPGWEVGTTYHFTGPPSLPPHQG is encoded by the coding sequence ATGATCGTCGAAACGGCCGCGGGCCGGGTCCGCGGCGTACCCGACGGGCCGCTCACCGCCTTCCGCGGGATTCCCTACGCGAGCGCCGTCCGCTTCACCGCCCCCGAGCCGGTGCGGCCGTGGCCCGGAGTACGGGACGCCGCCGTGCCGGGCCCGGCCGCTCCCCAGCCCCCGTCCCGCTTGGAACGCGTGATGGGTGGCTTCCAGATCCCCCAGTCCGAGGAATGCCTGACGCTGAACGTGTGGGCGCCGCCGGGTGAGGGCCATCCGGTCCTGGTGTTCGTGCACGGCGGTGGCTTCACCAGCGGCTCGGGCGGGCTGGACTGGTACTCCGGCGCCGAACTGGCCGCTCAAGGTGACCTGGTCGTGGTGACTCTCAACTACCGCCTGGGCGTGCTCGGCTTCCTGCGGCTGCCCGGGGTTAGCGAGGGGAACCTGGGACTGCTCGACCAGCTCGCCGCGCTGCGCTGGATCCGCGACAACATCTCCGCCTTCGGCGGCGACCCCGGCAACGTGACGGTGGCGGGCCAGTCCGCCGGCGCCCAGTCGATCCTGGCGCTGCTGTCCGGCGAGCACGCCCGGGGGTTGTTCGGCCGCGCCATCCTGCAGAGCACGCCCGCCGGCATGCTCCCTGCCCCGCCGGCCGAGGCCGAACGTACCGGCCTCCTGCTCCTGGACGAACTGGGCATCGAACCCGGCCGTGCCGCGCGGCTCGCCGACGTCCCGGCCGCCGACCTGCTGGCGGCCCAGGGCGCCGTCGCCCGCCGCACCGCCGTCCCGCTCAGCGCCGTCCCGCCGTTCCAGCTGGTCGCCGACGGCGACCTGGTGGCGGCCGATCCCGTTGCGGAGGTGGGCAGGCGCGCCGCCGACGGCGTGCGCCTGCTGATGGGCACCACTCGCGACGAGGCGGCGGCGTTCCACGCGCTCGACGACCGGGTGGCGGCGCTCGGCCCGGACGAGTTGGCGCGCATCGCCGCCCGCTGGTTCGGCGACTCCGGCCGCGCGGCACCGAACGGCCGGACGACCACCCGGATCGCCGTCGACATGGCCACCGAACAGATGTTCCGCGAACCGGCCATCCGCCTGGCACGGTCACTCATCGACAACGGAGCCGCGCCCTGGCTGTACCAGTTCGACTGGCACCCGCCGCACAGCCCCTATGGCGCCTGCCACTGCATCGAGCTGCCCTTCGTTCTCGGGACCGCCGCCGCCTGGCGGGACGCGCCTATGCTCGACGGTGCCCCGCCCGCCGGCCTCGTCCGCGAAGTACGCCGTTCCTGGACCGGCTTCGTCCGCCAGGGCGACCCCGGCTGGGAGGTCGGCACCACCTACCACTTCACCGGGCCTCCAAGCCTCCCACCCCACCAAGGTTGA
- a CDS encoding VOC family protein, which produces MTDDIHGFHHTGIVTRDLDGLERTYTSLGFTLSPRSRHLLNARPGEPPVPGCTANRCALFGGAYIELLGIVDDSAPDPWHTKAMVEEYEGFRLLNFDTGDAEATDRRLSGAGLRTSGVLDLERDVDTEDGTRTMRARAVHLDPRSTPEGHVGIAQHLTRHYVHQPRYLHHPNGARAMEAVLLVVDDAAFEAAVSRYARILQTAPGQRGPRTVLDRKAGRLEIIRSSDAEEVLPGEPVPAASYPAAMTIVVDDAAAARTFVEGAGTATRTVDDGFFVSARHACGAGLFFTAR; this is translated from the coding sequence ATGACCGACGACATCCATGGTTTCCACCACACCGGCATCGTCACCCGCGATCTCGACGGGCTCGAGCGCACCTACACCTCGCTCGGCTTCACCCTGAGCCCCCGTTCCCGGCATCTGCTGAACGCGCGTCCGGGGGAGCCGCCGGTCCCGGGGTGCACGGCCAACCGGTGCGCCCTGTTCGGCGGGGCCTACATCGAGCTGCTGGGCATCGTGGACGACTCCGCGCCCGACCCCTGGCACACCAAGGCGATGGTCGAGGAGTACGAGGGGTTCCGGCTGCTCAACTTCGACACCGGCGACGCCGAGGCCACCGACCGTCGGCTGTCCGGTGCCGGTCTGCGCACCTCTGGCGTCCTTGACCTCGAACGCGACGTCGACACCGAGGACGGGACCCGCACCATGCGGGCCCGCGCCGTCCACCTCGACCCCCGTTCGACCCCCGAAGGCCATGTGGGGATCGCCCAGCACCTCACCCGCCACTACGTGCATCAGCCGCGCTACCTCCACCATCCCAACGGCGCCCGCGCCATGGAGGCGGTGCTGCTCGTCGTCGACGACGCAGCCTTCGAGGCGGCCGTCTCCCGGTACGCCCGCATCCTGCAGACCGCACCCGGGCAGCGGGGGCCTCGCACGGTGCTGGACCGGAAGGCCGGGCGCCTTGAGATCATCCGGAGTTCGGACGCGGAGGAGGTGCTGCCGGGAGAGCCCGTCCCGGCCGCGTCCTATCCCGCCGCCATGACCATCGTGGTCGACGACGCCGCCGCCGCTCGCACTTTCGTCGAGGGCGCCGGCACCGCCACCCGCACGGTCGACGACGGTTTCTTCGTGTCCGCCCGGCACGCCTGCGGCGCCGGCCTGTTCTTCACCGCCCGATGA
- a CDS encoding sigma-70 family RNA polymerase sigma factor has translation MDGTATDRFDTRRFEAGRNRLASLAYRLLGSAADAEDAVQDAFLRWQAADRQRIEAPEAWLTRVVTNLCLDRLRSAQARRERSAGAWLPEPLLDGDPMLGPADTFEQRESVSLAVLTLMERLSPLERAVYVLREAFAHSHAEIAEILDITKSASQQHLHRARSRITAARRRGSGEVDPASARRIVEEFFAAASSGRTERLVALLTDDATAISDGAGLTETLLRYDTPQRIAAIARAGFKPTSAKRRFAGGTPAVHYALVNGAPAILFVLGDHVVGAVTFDLAGGKIATVRGIAAPTGLVRLNAAWRQREPDTPLIAWW, from the coding sequence GTGGACGGCACCGCCACTGATCGCTTCGACACCCGGCGGTTCGAGGCCGGCCGGAACCGGCTGGCCTCGCTGGCCTACCGGCTGCTGGGCTCCGCCGCCGACGCCGAGGACGCCGTGCAGGATGCGTTCCTGCGCTGGCAGGCCGCCGACCGGCAACGGATCGAGGCGCCGGAAGCATGGCTGACCAGGGTCGTCACCAACCTGTGCCTCGACCGGCTCCGCTCGGCACAGGCCCGCCGCGAACGCAGCGCCGGCGCCTGGCTGCCCGAACCGCTCCTGGACGGCGACCCGATGCTCGGCCCGGCCGACACTTTCGAGCAGCGCGAATCCGTCTCCCTGGCCGTGCTGACTCTCATGGAACGCCTGTCACCCCTCGAGCGGGCCGTCTACGTCCTGCGCGAAGCGTTCGCCCACAGCCACGCCGAAATCGCCGAGATCCTCGACATCACCAAGTCCGCAAGCCAGCAGCACCTCCACCGGGCCCGGAGCCGCATCACCGCCGCGCGCCGCCGCGGCAGCGGCGAAGTCGACCCGGCATCCGCCCGAAGGATCGTCGAGGAATTCTTCGCCGCCGCCTCCTCGGGCCGCACCGAACGGCTTGTGGCGCTGCTCACCGACGACGCGACCGCGATCTCCGACGGCGCCGGCCTGACCGAGACGCTGCTGCGGTACGACACTCCGCAACGTATCGCCGCCATCGCACGGGCCGGCTTCAAACCCACATCCGCGAAACGGCGATTCGCCGGCGGCACGCCCGCCGTCCACTACGCGCTCGTCAACGGCGCCCCCGCCATCCTCTTCGTGCTCGGCGACCATGTCGTCGGCGCCGTGACCTTCGACCTCGCAGGCGGCAAGATCGCAACCGTCCGCGGCATCGCCGCCCCCACCGGCCTCGTCCGCCTCAACGCGGCATGGCGGCAGCGTGAACCGGACACGCCGCTCATCGCCTGGTGGTGA
- a CDS encoding pirin family protein, producing the protein MPAVFADPLTLPRLPRLPEAGTDWRRVAKVVTAQRHLEGEGFQVRRPFPGMNLALADPFLLLDHMGAVEYAPGEAKGTPWHPHRGFETVTYIIDGAFQHQDTTGGGGLISDGGTQWMTAASGIQHIEQPPPELVAKGGLFHGVQLWVNLPRAQKWVKPRYQDIEARDVKLLSADDGSSIVRVIAGSLAGYDGPGVTYTPINYVHATVAPGARLTLPWPREFNALAYVLSGRGTAGTEEIALDEGQMAVFGGSHHKGEGDGLVFRAADGQPQASRNGWEILVLGGLPIREPVARYGPFVMNTREEIVQAFEDFQAGRMGTIPAEKVPHLSSADENVT; encoded by the coding sequence ATGCCCGCCGTCTTCGCGGACCCGCTCACGCTGCCCCGCCTGCCGCGCCTTCCCGAGGCCGGCACCGACTGGCGCCGCGTCGCCAAGGTCGTCACCGCGCAGCGCCACCTCGAAGGGGAGGGCTTCCAGGTGCGGCGCCCCTTCCCGGGGATGAACCTGGCCCTGGCCGACCCGTTCCTGCTGCTCGACCACATGGGCGCGGTGGAGTACGCGCCGGGCGAGGCCAAGGGGACGCCGTGGCACCCCCACAGGGGCTTCGAGACCGTCACCTACATCATCGACGGCGCGTTCCAGCACCAGGACACCACGGGCGGCGGCGGCCTGATCTCCGACGGCGGCACCCAGTGGATGACCGCCGCCTCCGGGATCCAGCACATCGAGCAGCCGCCGCCGGAACTCGTCGCCAAGGGCGGCCTCTTCCACGGCGTGCAGCTGTGGGTGAACCTGCCCCGCGCCCAGAAGTGGGTCAAGCCGCGCTACCAGGACATCGAGGCGCGCGACGTGAAGCTGCTGTCGGCCGACGACGGCTCGTCGATCGTGCGTGTCATCGCCGGTTCGCTGGCCGGGTACGACGGACCCGGCGTCACGTACACGCCGATCAACTACGTGCACGCGACCGTGGCGCCCGGTGCGCGGCTGACGCTGCCGTGGCCGCGGGAGTTCAACGCGCTGGCGTACGTCCTGTCCGGACGCGGCACGGCGGGCACCGAGGAGATCGCCTTGGACGAGGGCCAGATGGCGGTCTTCGGGGGCTCGCACCACAAGGGCGAGGGGGACGGCCTGGTCTTCCGGGCCGCCGACGGCCAGCCGCAGGCGAGCCGGAACGGCTGGGAGATCCTCGTCCTGGGCGGGCTGCCGATCCGCGAGCCGGTCGCCCGGTACGGACCGTTCGTCATGAACACGCGCGAGGAGATCGTCCAGGCGTTCGAGGACTTCCAGGCGGGCCGGATGGGCACCATCCCCGCCGAGAAGGTCCCCCACCTGTCCAGCGCGGACGAGAACGTGACCTGA
- a CDS encoding Lrp/AsnC family transcriptional regulator gives MDSVTLGQVDLQLLHALHLDGRAPFSRIAEVLGVSDRTAVRRFARLRDTGTARVTAVVDSRGLGHAEWLVRLRILPSGAAALARELARRPDTAWVTVLSSGTEIVFILRAPAGTAAPLAGLTRHPRILGVEAHRLLRHLMERRWFGRTSALTDEQVSALRPPPVGTAAPIALNDLDRRLLPALAADGRAAYPRLAGQVGWSESAVRRRLEELRRSGMVRFDVEVDPVVLGYPAQCLIWLTVVPSRLAATAGALAADSEAAFVGATTGPHNLLAIAVCRDEDALYTYLSDRIGSLDGVERVETAPITSYVKRVAPTGR, from the coding sequence GTGGATTCGGTCACGCTCGGGCAGGTCGACCTGCAACTGCTGCACGCCCTCCATCTCGACGGGCGCGCCCCCTTCAGCAGGATCGCCGAGGTCCTCGGCGTCTCCGACCGTACGGCCGTCCGCCGCTTCGCACGGCTGCGCGACACCGGCACGGCCCGTGTCACGGCCGTCGTCGACAGCCGCGGCCTCGGCCACGCCGAATGGCTCGTGCGTCTGCGCATACTGCCCTCCGGCGCCGCCGCCCTGGCCCGGGAACTGGCGCGACGTCCCGACACCGCCTGGGTGACCGTGCTGTCGAGCGGCACCGAGATCGTCTTCATCCTCCGCGCGCCCGCCGGGACCGCGGCCCCGCTGGCGGGGCTGACCCGGCACCCGCGGATCCTCGGCGTGGAGGCGCACAGGTTGCTGCGCCATCTGATGGAACGCCGCTGGTTCGGCCGGACCTCCGCACTCACCGACGAGCAGGTCTCCGCGCTTCGGCCACCGCCCGTCGGCACCGCGGCGCCGATCGCCCTGAACGATCTCGACCGCCGGCTGCTGCCCGCCCTGGCCGCCGACGGCCGTGCCGCCTACCCGAGGCTGGCGGGTCAGGTCGGCTGGTCGGAGTCGGCGGTCCGCCGCCGCCTTGAGGAACTGCGCCGCTCCGGTATGGTCCGCTTCGATGTCGAAGTCGATCCGGTGGTGCTCGGTTACCCGGCCCAGTGCCTGATCTGGCTGACCGTCGTCCCCTCTCGGCTCGCCGCCACCGCCGGGGCCTTGGCCGCCGACTCCGAAGCGGCCTTCGTCGGTGCGACCACCGGTCCGCACAACCTCCTGGCCATCGCCGTCTGCCGTGACGAGGACGCCCTCTACACCTATCTCAGTGACCGGATCGGATCCCTGGACGGCGTCGAACGCGTGGAGACCGCGCCGATCACCTCCTACGTCAAACGCGTCGCCCCGACCGGGCGGTGA
- a CDS encoding M15 family metallopeptidase encodes MIGTALATGLTLAVTGCGRGAPESDKTRQATPPTATSPGGPSPTASPSPQGFQAQIKKVTAGDLRYSWRKGCPVAPSGLRMIEMTYWGMDDKPHADGRLVVNAKQADELVSVFRRLYDMRYPIARMEPVDAYKGSDFDSIEANNTSAFNCRSATGSGNWSQHAYGLAIDINPCENPYVSASGGVAHKDCVKFKNRSRRDPGVIHDGDRVVKAFARIGWGWGGDWSGVKDYQHFSSSGR; translated from the coding sequence TTGATCGGGACTGCCCTCGCCACCGGCCTCACCCTCGCGGTGACCGGATGTGGCCGCGGCGCCCCCGAATCGGACAAGACACGCCAGGCCACCCCGCCCACCGCGACCTCGCCCGGCGGGCCGTCCCCGACCGCCAGCCCGTCACCCCAGGGATTCCAGGCACAGATCAAGAAGGTCACCGCCGGGGACCTCAGGTACTCCTGGCGGAAGGGCTGCCCCGTCGCGCCCTCCGGCCTGCGGATGATCGAGATGACCTACTGGGGCATGGACGACAAGCCGCACGCCGACGGGCGACTGGTGGTCAACGCCAAGCAGGCCGACGAACTGGTCTCGGTCTTCCGCAGGCTGTACGACATGCGTTACCCGATCGCGCGCATGGAGCCGGTGGACGCCTACAAGGGCAGCGACTTCGACTCCATCGAGGCCAACAACACCTCGGCATTCAACTGCCGCAGCGCGACCGGGTCGGGCAACTGGTCCCAGCACGCCTACGGGCTGGCCATCGACATCAACCCGTGCGAGAACCCCTACGTCTCAGCGAGCGGCGGGGTCGCGCACAAGGACTGCGTGAAGTTCAAGAACCGCTCGCGCCGCGATCCCGGGGTCATCCACGACGGTGACCGGGTCGTCAAGGCCTTCGCCAGGATCGGCTGGGGCTGGGGAGGCGACTGGAGCGGCGTCAAGGACTACCAGCATTTCTCCAGCTCGGGCCGCTGA
- a CDS encoding NAD(P)/FAD-dependent oxidoreductase, whose protein sequence is MKHRIVVLGAGYAGAYVAGNLARRLSPVDTEITVVNAAPDFVQRQRLNQLAAGREIEAPKLADVFAGTGIRLRVALVTAIDPERRIVAVADADGGGEIGYDTLLYALGSHVAGQSVPGVAEHAFNVADRPSALRLRERLDSLDNLDGRGDGGRVLVVGDGLTGIETATELAEFRPGLSVTLLARGELGARLSAGARGHLRRACGRLGVTVLEHTAVEAVEAAQVRCADGTVLASDATVWTAGFAVSPIAAAGGLEVTEAGQIVVDRTMRSVSHPNVYAIGDSVHTLGDNGLPLPMNCGSAGFTGRQAIEAIVGRLTGRKIANVKLVYRYNAISLGRRDGILQLIDDAAQAKPKYVGGRKAVRVKAGIQRGALWGTSHPTFGLPKRRRRLASAPDAVAEQAAVSAEKPAA, encoded by the coding sequence ATGAAGCATCGCATCGTCGTCCTGGGCGCCGGCTATGCCGGGGCGTACGTGGCCGGGAACCTCGCCCGCCGGCTGTCCCCGGTGGACACCGAGATCACCGTGGTCAACGCCGCGCCGGACTTCGTCCAGCGGCAGCGGCTGAACCAGCTTGCGGCCGGCCGGGAAATCGAGGCTCCGAAGCTCGCCGACGTCTTCGCGGGCACGGGGATACGACTGCGCGTGGCCCTTGTCACCGCCATCGACCCCGAGCGCCGGATCGTCGCCGTGGCCGACGCCGACGGCGGCGGCGAGATCGGCTACGACACGCTCCTGTACGCGCTCGGCAGCCACGTCGCCGGCCAGAGCGTCCCCGGCGTGGCCGAGCACGCCTTCAACGTCGCCGACCGGCCCTCGGCGCTGCGCCTGCGCGAGCGCCTGGACAGCCTGGACAACCTGGACGGGCGGGGCGACGGCGGGAGGGTGCTGGTCGTCGGCGACGGATTGACGGGCATCGAGACCGCCACCGAGCTCGCCGAATTCCGGCCCGGCCTGTCGGTGACGCTTCTCGCCCGCGGCGAGCTGGGCGCCCGGCTCTCCGCCGGAGCCCGCGGCCACCTGCGCCGGGCCTGCGGCCGGCTGGGCGTCACCGTTCTGGAGCACACCGCCGTCGAAGCCGTCGAGGCCGCTCAGGTGCGGTGCGCTGACGGCACCGTCCTGGCGTCCGACGCGACCGTGTGGACGGCGGGGTTCGCGGTCAGCCCCATCGCCGCCGCGGGCGGTCTTGAGGTCACCGAAGCCGGTCAGATCGTCGTCGATCGCACCATGCGGTCGGTCTCGCACCCGAACGTCTACGCCATCGGCGACAGCGTCCACACCCTCGGCGACAACGGCCTGCCGTTGCCGATGAACTGCGGTTCGGCCGGCTTCACCGGCCGGCAGGCCATCGAGGCGATCGTGGGCCGCCTGACCGGCCGCAAGATCGCGAACGTCAAGCTCGTCTACCGGTACAACGCCATCAGCCTCGGGCGGCGGGACGGGATCCTGCAGCTGATCGACGACGCGGCGCAGGCGAAGCCGAAGTACGTGGGCGGCCGGAAGGCCGTACGGGTCAAGGCAGGCATTCAAAGGGGGGCGCTGTGGGGCACTTCGCACCCGACCTTCGGCCTGCCCAAGCGCAGGCGCCGCCTGGCCTCCGCGCCGGACGCGGTCGCCGAGCAGGCGGCCGTTTCCGCCGAGAAGCCGGCCGCCTAG
- a CDS encoding ATP-binding protein, giving the protein MDPVRNPYAPGAGQRPPELAGRDRELQQFEVVLERVARGRPERSMIITGLRGVGKTVLLNAFRSMAIQRLWGTGKIEARPDQSIRRPLASALHMAVRELAPRHRAPDRIEGFLGVLKAFAQAGEEPAGGRAKARAHRWQPGIDVPASRGRADSGDLEIDLTELFVDAASVATDVGVGIALFVDEMQDIPADDVSALCAACHELSQIGGPLIVVGAGLPHLPAVLSASKSYSERLFRYARIDRLDRESADHALMAPAEREQVTFTPEALDALYGAADGYPYFVQAYAKVVWDVAPDTPITADDIKVAAPEAESELAVGFFGSRYERATPAERDYMRAMAMLGDDPVPTAAVAEELGRKPSSLSPARDGLIKKGLIYSAERGLVAFTVPHFGKFLRSQPA; this is encoded by the coding sequence GTGGACCCCGTGCGCAATCCCTACGCCCCGGGCGCCGGGCAGCGCCCTCCGGAGCTGGCCGGCCGCGACCGCGAGCTCCAGCAGTTCGAGGTGGTGCTCGAACGGGTAGCCCGCGGCCGCCCCGAACGCAGCATGATCATCACAGGGCTGCGCGGCGTGGGCAAGACGGTGCTGCTCAACGCCTTCCGTTCGATGGCCATCCAGCGGCTGTGGGGCACGGGCAAGATCGAGGCCCGGCCGGACCAGTCGATCCGGCGGCCCCTCGCCTCCGCCCTCCACATGGCCGTGCGCGAGCTGGCGCCCCGCCACCGCGCGCCGGATCGCATCGAGGGGTTCCTCGGCGTGCTCAAGGCGTTCGCCCAGGCCGGCGAGGAGCCGGCCGGCGGCCGGGCCAAGGCGCGAGCCCACCGCTGGCAGCCCGGGATCGACGTGCCCGCCTCCCGGGGCCGCGCCGACTCCGGCGATCTGGAGATCGACCTCACCGAACTGTTCGTGGACGCCGCGTCGGTCGCCACCGATGTCGGCGTCGGCATCGCCCTGTTCGTCGACGAGATGCAGGACATCCCCGCCGACGACGTCTCGGCGCTGTGCGCCGCCTGCCACGAGCTGTCCCAGATCGGCGGCCCCCTGATCGTGGTGGGCGCCGGCCTCCCCCACCTGCCCGCCGTCCTGTCGGCCAGCAAGTCCTACTCCGAGCGCCTCTTCCGCTACGCGCGCATCGACCGGCTCGACCGTGAGTCCGCCGACCACGCGCTGATGGCCCCCGCCGAACGCGAGCAGGTCACGTTCACTCCCGAGGCCCTGGACGCCCTGTACGGCGCGGCCGACGGCTACCCGTACTTCGTGCAGGCCTACGCCAAGGTGGTCTGGGACGTCGCCCCCGACACCCCCATCACCGCCGACGACATCAAGGTCGCGGCGCCCGAGGCGGAGAGCGAGCTGGCGGTCGGTTTCTTCGGCAGCCGCTACGAGCGTGCCACCCCGGCCGAACGCGACTACATGCGCGCCATGGCGATGCTGGGCGACGACCCCGTCCCCACCGCCGCGGTCGCCGAGGAGTTGGGCCGCAAGCCCTCCAGCCTGTCCCCCGCCCGCGACGGCCTGATCAAGAAGGGACTCATCTACAGCGCCGAACGCGGACTGGTCGCCTTCACCGTCCCCCACTTCGGGAAGTTCCTCCGCTCCCAACCCGCCTGA
- a CDS encoding metal-dependent hydrolase — MRGVGGSTLVTFPAGAVWERSRVVGTAAMDGGCGVVTERTPFHPLDHTWPDQPADTGVLVVDELEFPVVDCLTGAVPLDGGDLRCGDDIPARRGDGGWAWVVVHVIERALPMGVPVDLRVDAERRRAFSEGHTACHLMALALNAALAPRWRKEVRAVDGLGRPDFDKLAITSSRIVARGSRDTYRIGSSLRRKGFDRDGLAGELPEIAERMNGLLATWVDADVPVRVVAPSSELAARRTWRCALPEGTVEMPCGGTHVASTGELGAVGVTLESSEEGLVIETKVCHCA; from the coding sequence GTGAGAGGAGTCGGGGGCTCGACCCTGGTGACGTTTCCGGCCGGCGCCGTATGGGAGCGGTCGCGGGTGGTCGGGACGGCGGCGATGGACGGCGGCTGCGGGGTGGTGACCGAGCGGACGCCCTTTCATCCGCTGGACCACACCTGGCCCGACCAGCCCGCGGACACCGGGGTGCTCGTGGTCGACGAGCTGGAGTTCCCGGTGGTCGACTGCCTGACCGGGGCGGTGCCGCTGGACGGCGGGGATCTCCGCTGCGGCGATGACATCCCGGCGCGGCGCGGGGACGGCGGGTGGGCCTGGGTGGTGGTGCATGTGATCGAGCGTGCGCTGCCCATGGGTGTGCCGGTGGACCTGCGTGTGGACGCCGAACGGAGGAGGGCCTTCTCGGAGGGGCATACGGCGTGCCATCTGATGGCGCTGGCGCTGAACGCGGCGCTGGCTCCGCGCTGGCGCAAGGAGGTCCGGGCGGTGGACGGGCTGGGGCGTCCCGACTTCGACAAGCTGGCGATCACCTCGTCCCGGATCGTGGCGCGGGGGAGCCGTGACACGTACCGGATCGGCTCCTCGCTGCGGAGGAAGGGGTTCGACCGGGACGGGCTGGCCGGGGAGCTGCCGGAGATCGCGGAACGGATGAACGGGCTGCTGGCCACGTGGGTGGACGCCGACGTGCCGGTCCGGGTGGTCGCGCCGTCATCGGAGCTCGCGGCGCGGAGGACGTGGCGGTGCGCCCTTCCCGAGGGAACGGTCGAGATGCCCTGTGGCGGTACCCATGTGGCGAGTACGGGAGAGCTGGGCGCGGTCGGGGTGACTTTGGAGTCCAGTGAGGAAGGGCTTGTGATCGAGACGAAGGTATGCCATTGCGCCTGA
- a CDS encoding dihydrofolate reductase family protein, producing the protein MRKLIYGMNLTLDGYVSAPGDDLGWSEPNDELFQWWLEQELAISLLLYGRRLWENMSAYWPTGDQQPGATPAQIEFARNWRDTPKVVFSSTIDKVDWNTRLVTGDAIAEVTRLKAEDGGPMRVGGATLAGAVMRAGLIDEYEIVTHPVLVGGGAPFFTALESWVNLNLVETRTFPGGVVVTRYETRR; encoded by the coding sequence ATGCGGAAACTGATCTACGGCATGAACCTGACCCTGGACGGCTACGTGTCCGCGCCCGGCGACGACCTCGGCTGGAGCGAGCCGAACGATGAGCTGTTCCAGTGGTGGCTCGAACAGGAGCTGGCGATCAGCCTGCTTCTGTATGGGCGCCGACTGTGGGAGAACATGAGCGCCTACTGGCCGACGGGCGACCAGCAGCCGGGCGCCACCCCGGCGCAGATCGAGTTCGCGCGCAACTGGCGGGACACGCCGAAGGTGGTGTTCTCCTCAACGATCGACAAGGTCGATTGGAACACCCGCCTGGTCACCGGCGACGCGATCGCCGAGGTCACCCGGCTCAAGGCCGAGGACGGCGGGCCGATGAGGGTCGGTGGCGCGACGCTCGCCGGGGCGGTCATGCGGGCCGGGCTGATCGACGAGTACGAGATCGTCACCCATCCGGTCCTCGTGGGCGGCGGCGCACCGTTCTTCACCGCGCTGGAAAGCTGGGTGAACCTGAACCTGGTGGAGACGCGGACGTTCCCCGGCGGCGTGGTCGTGACCAGGTACGAGACGAGGCGCTGA
- a CDS encoding MarR family winged helix-turn-helix transcriptional regulator, producing the protein MSEPRWLDATQQLHWRAYVDGSIRLNEIMDRDLKTRHGLSTSEYEILVRLSEAPDRRLRMAELAAHASQSRSRLSHTCSRLESKGLVKRDDCPNDKRGVYAHLTDEGFAVLERAARDHVETVRSFFVDVVEPDDLAAIGRAFTAVLKRIDRTR; encoded by the coding sequence ATGAGCGAACCACGCTGGCTCGACGCCACCCAGCAGCTTCACTGGCGGGCCTACGTGGACGGCAGCATCAGGCTCAATGAGATCATGGACCGCGACCTCAAGACCAGGCACGGGCTGTCGACCTCCGAGTACGAGATCCTGGTCCGGCTCTCGGAGGCGCCCGACCGGCGCCTGCGCATGGCCGAACTGGCCGCCCACGCCAGCCAGTCCCGCAGCCGCCTGTCGCACACGTGCTCCCGGCTCGAATCCAAAGGCCTGGTCAAGCGGGACGACTGCCCCAACGACAAGCGCGGTGTGTACGCGCACCTCACCGACGAGGGCTTCGCCGTCCTCGAACGCGCCGCCCGCGACCACGTCGAGACGGTCCGTTCCTTCTTCGTCGACGTCGTCGAGCCGGACGACCTGGCGGCGATCGGGCGAGCCTTCACCGCCGTCCTCAAGCGCATCGACCGGACCCGCTGA